Proteins encoded together in one Papaver somniferum cultivar HN1 unplaced genomic scaffold, ASM357369v1 unplaced-scaffold_117, whole genome shotgun sequence window:
- the LOC113330050 gene encoding 60S ribosomal protein L37a-like: MQTKRTKKAGIVGKYGTRYGASLRKQIKKMEISQHSKYFCEFCGKYAVKRKAVGIWGCKDCGKVKAGGAYTLNTASAVTVRSTIRRLREQTES, translated from the exons ATGCAGACTAAGCGTACAAAGAAGGCCGGAATCGTTGGCAAATACG GAACAAGATATGGTGCCAGTCTGCGAAaacagatcaagaagatggaaatcaGTCAGCATTCCAAGTACTTCTGTGAATTCTGTGGAAAg TATGCCGTGAAGAGGAAGGCCGTTGGAATTTGGGGATGCAAAGACTGTGGCAAAGTGAAAGCTGGTGGTGCCTACACATTGAA CACCGCTAGTGCAGTCACCGTGAGAAGTACCATCCGAAGGTTGAGGGAGCAGACAGAAAGTTAG
- the LOC113329600 gene encoding putative RING-H2 finger protein ATL21A, with amino-acid sequence MVKCSDIGNEPEILYPFVIKDLQGGGCGYPGFNITCNTFDKTVLKLPQSGEFLVRSIDYDKKEIRLYDQNNCLPRRYQQQNLNVNLSPFKAFYYKTYNIFSCPPSIQSDPVANAVGPILIVPCLSNSTTTVLVSVSDGSQLDGNITRVLINGGCQQVSPITIPIPFDAITKVYNYVLTVEDLFLTWVEPRKPEEEEKFNWKKTLFTIIIPVLGGLAAIATIVDLLRKRRKRKQKARDQMQNGGNP; translated from the exons ATGGTTAAATGCAGCGACATCGGAAACGAACCAGAAATACTCTATCCGTTCGTGATTAAAGATCTGCAGGGTGGAGGATGTGGTTACCCGGGTTTTAATATCACATGTAATACTTTCGATAAGACGGTATTAAAATTACCACAGTCGGGAGAATTCTTGGTTCGATCAATCGATTAtgataagaaggagataaggcttTACGACCAAAACAATTGCCTTCCACGGCGTTATCAACAACAAAATTTGAACGTCAATCTGTCACCTTTCAAGGCTTTTTATTATAAAACATATAACATCTTCAGTTGTCCACCATCAATACAAAGTGATCCCGTTGCCAATGCAGTTGGACCAATTTTAATTGTTCCTTGCCTTAGTAACTCAACAACCACTGTACTGGTTTCGGTTTCTGATGGCAGCCAACTTGATGGCAATATTACCAGAGTATTGATTAACGGAGGGTGCCAGCAAGTTTCTCCTATTACTATACCTATTCCCTTCGATGCTATTACTAAGGTCTATAATTATGTTTTAACTGTTGAAGATCTTTTTCTTACATGGGTCGAACCAAGGAAaccggaagaagaagaaaaattcaatTGGAAAAAGACACTGTTTACAATAATTATTCCAGTTCTTGGCGGGTTGGCGGCAATAGCAACGATAGTTGatcttcttcgcaagagaagaaaaagaaa GCAAAAGGCGCGGGACCAGATGCAGAATGGCGGAAATCCATGA